Proteins from a single region of Bogoriella caseilytica:
- a CDS encoding 3-oxoacyl-ACP synthase III — MPGNSTFRYRDAAIVGLSHIEAPQVVSSAEFEERLAPARKRLKLPNNLLERVSGVIERRWWHRDTDFEDMAAEAGSKALAAAGVDAADVGLLINTSVSRAQLEPSVSVRVHHRMGLPSSALNFDITNACLGFVNGLQMAAAMIDAGQIDHAVVVNAEDVRGTQEDTIARLGQDGTTRQDFSDQFASLTLGDGAAAAVVSRASLRPDGHRIVGAVARSGSEHHQLCIGSVGKMSTDTKGLLENGLKLVVDAWREAEGNGWEFSGMDRYVTHQISTPYTKAIIDAVDLDPRAVPITFDKWGNVGPAAIAMTLSEQSENLEPGDRVMCLGVGSGLNTAMLELAW, encoded by the coding sequence ATCCCGGGCAACTCCACTTTTCGCTACCGCGACGCCGCCATTGTCGGCCTCTCCCACATCGAGGCTCCGCAGGTGGTGTCCTCCGCAGAGTTCGAGGAGCGCCTTGCGCCGGCCCGCAAGCGGCTGAAGCTGCCCAATAACCTGCTCGAGCGGGTCTCGGGCGTGATCGAACGGCGCTGGTGGCACCGCGATACCGACTTCGAGGACATGGCCGCGGAGGCGGGCTCCAAAGCACTGGCAGCGGCCGGCGTGGATGCCGCTGACGTGGGCCTGCTCATCAACACCTCGGTCTCCCGCGCTCAGTTGGAGCCCTCGGTCTCGGTCCGTGTGCACCACCGCATGGGTCTGCCGTCCTCCGCATTGAACTTCGACATCACCAATGCCTGCCTCGGCTTCGTGAACGGGTTGCAGATGGCCGCGGCGATGATCGATGCCGGGCAGATCGACCACGCCGTGGTGGTCAACGCCGAAGATGTGCGCGGCACCCAGGAGGACACCATCGCGCGTCTCGGACAGGACGGCACCACGCGGCAGGACTTCTCCGATCAGTTCGCCTCCCTCACGCTCGGTGACGGCGCCGCAGCCGCCGTGGTCTCGCGTGCCTCACTGCGCCCGGACGGTCACCGCATCGTCGGCGCAGTGGCGCGCTCCGGCTCCGAGCACCACCAGCTCTGCATCGGTTCGGTGGGCAAGATGAGCACCGATACCAAGGGGCTGCTCGAGAACGGTCTCAAGCTCGTGGTGGACGCGTGGCGCGAGGCCGAGGGGAACGGCTGGGAGTTCTCCGGTATGGACCGGTACGTGACTCACCAGATCTCCACGCCGTACACCAAGGCCATCATCGATGCGGTGGACCTCGACCCCCGTGCCGTGCCGATCACCTTCGACAAATGGGGCAACGTGGGGCCCGCCGCGATCGCGATGACCCTCTCGGAGCAGTCCGAGAACCTCGAACCTGGTGATCGCGTGATGTGCCTGGGGGTGGGCTCCGGCCTGAACACCGCCATGCTGGAACTCGCGTGGTGA